Within the Thermosynechococcus sichuanensis E542 genome, the region TCTTTCCACACTTTTGAAAGGCGAACGGGCGCACTCAACCCTACGCCGGGTAATTCCACATCGGGAACCAGCGCCCCCCGTTGCAATTGGTTTTGGGGCGGCAGTGGCCACGCATTTTGCCAAAAGCGCTCATTAAAGAGGCCACTAAAGTTGGTGGAGGTGAGGAACGGTAATTGAACAGCCATAGCTTCCTCGCTGGTGGCTCAACAGTTGCCTAGCGATCGACGGATCCCATAATCACATCGATACTGCCAAGGATAGCAACAATATCCGCCACTTTCATCCCCTTCAGCAACTGGGGCAGCACTTGCAGGTTATTGAAATCCGGTGGCCGAATCTTCCAGCGCCAAGGGAAGACATTATCATCCCCAATCAGGTAAATCCCTAGCTCCCCTTTCCCCGATTCAACCCGCACATAGTGCTCCCCTTTGGGAATTTTGAAAGTGGGAGCCAGCTTCTTACCAAGATACTGATAGTCAAAGCCATTCCACTCTGACTTGGCACCCTCGAGCATCCGCTTGGCTTCGAGGTTTTCGTAGGGACCACCGGGCAGCCCATCCAAGGCTTGGCGAATGATCTTCACCGATTCGCGCATTTCCTGAATGCGGACAATGTAGCGGGCAAGGCAATCGCCTTCCGTGGCCACGGGTACATCCCAGTCAAAGTCGTCATAGCACTCGTAGTGATCCACCTTGCGTAGATCCCACTTCACTCCAGAGGCACGGAGCATTGGCCCCGATAGCCCCCAGTTAATGGCATCCTCACGGCTAATTTTGCCCACACCCTGTAAGCGGCGCACAAAGATGGGATTGTTGGTGATTAGGCGCTCGTACTCGTCCACTTTGGGTAGGAAGTAATCGCAAAAATCACGGCACTTCGTTACCCAGCCATAGGTGAGGTCGGCGGCCACTCCCCCCATACGGAAGTAGTTGTTGTTGATGAAGCGCATGCCTGTGGCGGCTTCAAAGAGATCGTAGATGTATTCCCGCTCGCGGAAGATGTAGAAAAAGGGCGTCTGGGCACCGACATCCGCCAAGAAGGGGCCTAACCACAGGAGGTGATTAGCAATGCGGTTCAACTCCAGCATGATCACGCGGATATAGCTGGCACGCTTGGGCACGGGAATACCCGCCAACTTTTCAGGAGCGTTGACAGTGACCGCTTCGTTAAACATCCCTGCGGCGTAATCCCAACGACTCACGTAGGGAATAAACATAATGTTGGTGCGGTTTTCGGCAATTTTCTCCATGCCGCGATGGAGGTAGCCAATCACCGGCTCACAGTCAATGACATCTTCGCCATCAAGGGTCACCATTAACCGCAAAACCCCGTGCATGGAGGGATGGTGCGGCCCCATGTTGATGACCATGGGTTCTGTGCGAGTCTCTATCGTGGGCATAGATGGCAATTCCGCTAGAGGGTGGAAGGCTGAGACCTTACTCTTGATATGCTACACAGGTTTTCACCGCTTGCCAATTCAAATTTGCTTATGGCTTAGATAACGGTGCCATCGGGGATCACGGCATTTTTGAGAATCACCACGACCCCACTGCGGATATAGAATCCCTGATCCTCACGGTTGGATTCTTCAACATGGTCTTTGTTGATGATTTTGACATCGTGACCAATGCAGGCATTTTTATCGACAATTGCGCGGCGAATGACACTGTTGGCACCGATGCCGATGGGGATTTTGCGTTGCAGAGCGAGCTGGTGGCGCTGGGCTGAGTCTTGGTAGTAGTCTGCCCCCATCAAAAGGGAATGGTCAATGACACACCCTGATTCCACTCGCGATCGCACCCCTAACACGGAATGGTGGACTTGGCATTCTTTGAGGATGCAACCTTCACTAATGATTGATTCTGTAATCGTGCAACTGAGCATCTTGCTGGGGGGCAAATAGCGGGGACGGGTGTAAATCGGTGCGTTTTCGTCGTAGAAGCTAAAGGGAGGCTGAGGTTGTTGGGTGAGGGCAAGGTTGGCTTCATAGAAGGAGCCAATGGTTCCAATATCTTCCCAGTAGCCATTAAAGACATAGGTTTGGACAAGATGAGAACGGGCGGCAGCGGGGATGATTTCTTTGCCAAAGTCCGTGGCATCGGCCATCTGTTGCAACAGATCAATGAGGACTTGCCGCTTAAAGACATAAATGCCCATGGAGGCAATGTAGGGTTTGCGCTGGGCTTCCTCAGTACTAAGCCCGTAGCGGGTTGTGTCCACCCGCATATCCCGTAGGGCATTCCCTGTCGGCTTTTCGCGAAAGTCGGTGACTCGGCCGGTGTCATCTACCTTAATCAAGCCAAAGCCAGAGGCGGACTTCTCATCGACAGGCAACACCGACAGGGTAATGTCGGCACCCGTATCGCGATGGCGCTGCACAAAAAGACGATAGTCCATGCGGTAGAGGTGATCTCCTGAAAGAATCAGGTATTCATCCACATCCCAGTCGGCCAAGAGCCACAGGTATTGACGCACCGCATCAGCCGTGCCTTGGAACCAGTTAGGATTTTCTGGAGTTTGCTGAGCTGCTAAGACTTCGACAAAGCCGCCCGTTAGGCCGGGGAAGGTATAAGTACGGGCAATATGACGGTTGAGGGAGGCCGAGTTGAATTGGGTCAGGACGTAAATGTTATTGATTTCGGAGTTGATGCAATTGCTCACAGGAATATCAATGAGGCGATATTTTCCAGCAAGGGGAACCGCAGGCTTGGCACGACGCTTGGTCAAGGGATAGAGACGTGTTCCGGCACCGCCCCCAAGGATAATCGCCAGGACTCGTTTCATTGAAAACTCCATCTGAACGGCCACATCAACAGTGTACGCTGTGGTGGCACTTCTCTTTGCGCAGGGGACGCCTTTTGGTAAAGAAGCCGCGCAATGGCATGATAATGATACTTGGTCGTTGATCCCAAGCGGGGAGGGGCAGCATGGGATTTGTGGACATTGCGATCGCGGATCTAGCAGCGGACTACGGCGTGTCGGTCGAAACTGTCTGTGCATGGTGCGATCGCTTGGGTATTCGCTATACCAGTCCACAAACGCGCTTGCCCCTTGAGGATGCCAAAGCAATTATTTTGGCCTTGACGAACCCTGCCCCCACCAAGGATCAACCAGACACACCGCAATCGTAAGACCTGCTTATTGGGAGAACTATGTTAAAAAAATGCGTTTGGCTTGCGGTCGCTCTCTGCCTCTGCCTCTGGCAACTGACCACGGGCACAGCACTGGCCGCCGAACTGACCCCTGAAGTCCTGACTGTCCCCCTCAACAGCGAGGGCAAAACAATTACGCTGACGGAAAAACAATACCTAGAGGGCAAGCGTCTCTTTCAGTATGCTTGTGCCTCCTGCCATGTGGGGGGGATTACCAAAACAAACCCCAACTTGGATTTGCGTACAGAAACCCTCGCCCTAGCCACGCCACCACGGGACAACATTGAAGGCCTAGTGGACTACATGAAGAACCCCACCACCTACGATGGTGAGCAAGAAATT harbors:
- the psbV gene encoding photosystem II cytochrome c-550; the encoded protein is MLKKCVWLAVALCLCLWQLTTGTALAAELTPEVLTVPLNSEGKTITLTEKQYLEGKRLFQYACASCHVGGITKTNPNLDLRTETLALATPPRDNIEGLVDYMKNPTTYDGEQEIAEVHPSLRSADIFPKMRNLTEKDLVAIAGHILVEPKILGDKWGGGKIYY
- a CDS encoding NAD(P)H-quinone oxidoreductase subunit H, encoding MPTIETRTEPMVINMGPHHPSMHGVLRLMVTLDGEDVIDCEPVIGYLHRGMEKIAENRTNIMFIPYVSRWDYAAGMFNEAVTVNAPEKLAGIPVPKRASYIRVIMLELNRIANHLLWLGPFLADVGAQTPFFYIFREREYIYDLFEAATGMRFINNNYFRMGGVAADLTYGWVTKCRDFCDYFLPKVDEYERLITNNPIFVRRLQGVGKISREDAINWGLSGPMLRASGVKWDLRKVDHYECYDDFDWDVPVATEGDCLARYIVRIQEMRESVKIIRQALDGLPGGPYENLEAKRMLEGAKSEWNGFDYQYLGKKLAPTFKIPKGEHYVRVESGKGELGIYLIGDDNVFPWRWKIRPPDFNNLQVLPQLLKGMKVADIVAILGSIDVIMGSVDR
- a CDS encoding glucose-1-phosphate adenylyltransferase produces the protein MKRVLAIILGGGAGTRLYPLTKRRAKPAVPLAGKYRLIDIPVSNCINSEINNIYVLTQFNSASLNRHIARTYTFPGLTGGFVEVLAAQQTPENPNWFQGTADAVRQYLWLLADWDVDEYLILSGDHLYRMDYRLFVQRHRDTGADITLSVLPVDEKSASGFGLIKVDDTGRVTDFREKPTGNALRDMRVDTTRYGLSTEEAQRKPYIASMGIYVFKRQVLIDLLQQMADATDFGKEIIPAAARSHLVQTYVFNGYWEDIGTIGSFYEANLALTQQPQPPFSFYDENAPIYTRPRYLPPSKMLSCTITESIISEGCILKECQVHHSVLGVRSRVESGCVIDHSLLMGADYYQDSAQRHQLALQRKIPIGIGANSVIRRAIVDKNACIGHDVKIINKDHVEESNREDQGFYIRSGVVVILKNAVIPDGTVI
- a CDS encoding translation initiation factor IF-2; the encoded protein is MGFVDIAIADLAADYGVSVETVCAWCDRLGIRYTSPQTRLPLEDAKAIILALTNPAPTKDQPDTPQS